The stretch of DNA GGTTGTGAAGAACCCCAGGCAGATGGCCCTACTCTACCTGATAGACAGGCTAGGGCCTATACACGAGAGGACTCTCCAGATTATAGCCCACGAGCTCCAGCAGAGGGGAGCTCAGCTGGGCTACGAGTTCAAGATCGTCGCCGGCGTCCCCTACAGCCCCGAGTTTAAGAACGACCTTATAGCCCTCGCCTACGTTGGCTTCGTAGAGGTGAACCCGAGGAGGAACAGGAGGCTCCAGACCACCAACGACGGTAAGGAGGCGCTGGAGAAGCACGGCGCCCCAAAGGGTGTTGTCGAGGTCCTCGAGAAGCATTATGAGGAGATAAGGAACATAGCCTCCCTCGAGGACTGGAAGGTGGACGAGCACCTGAAAACGATCAAGCAGCTCAAGGGCGCAAGGAGGAGGGAACCCTTCGGCGGGCTAGGCTTCTAACCCCCGAGCCCCCTCCCGGGGGGGTACCTGGTTTTGGTGCGCCAGCGTGAGTAGGGGCAGGGTTCCCTGGGTTTTGAGGAGTGTTGTCCAGCACAGGCTCTCCCTCTTCCTCTACGGCGCTCCCGGTAGTGGTAAGAGCCTTATAGCCCACTACATGGGCTCGAGGGCTGTGGAGGCGGGTCTGCGGGTTTGCCACTTCTACACCCCCCCTAACAAGCCGAGGAATGTTGTGGAGGGGGTTATGTATCGGGAGGTCCTTGACATGTCCGGGCTGGCTTCAAGCCTCCTCTCTGCGTCCCTCGGGAGGTGCAGCTTCCTGGTTGTGGATACTATAAACGAGCTGTATAGGCTCGAACCCACGATAGAGTCGGTGTCGATGCTGGCTATGGCCGCGTCCGCCGTGCGTTCGACAGGAGGTGTTGCGCTGGGTGTGGCGTCCCTGAGGGATGGCGAGGAGTCTACACCCGGCTACAGCGTCCTCGAACCCTACTTCCACTTTATAGGGAGGATTTATAGGCTGGGGGTAGGGTTCGCCCTGGAGCTCCTGAAGCCTTCCAGAAAAATATTCTACCTGAGATACTCGGGTAGCGGGGGTGTTGTGTGGCTCTAGAGCTGGCGGTGGACTGGAGGATCGACAACATACTGGAGGCCATCATACTTATGCTCCCCGCCATGATAGCCAACGCCACGCCCGTCGTGGCTGGAGGGAGGAGGCCGGTAGACATGGGTGTCGTGCTGCCAGACGGCAGGAGGCTCCTGGGCGACGGGAAGACTATTGAAGGCCTACTGGCAGGCTTCGCCGCGGGATCCGCGGCCGGGGTCTTGGCGGCGCTAGCCTCAGGTAACATGCTGCTGGCAGTGCACTCACCCGCCATAGCCTTAGGCGCCCTAGCCGGCGACATGGCCGGCTCCTTCGTCAAGAGAAGGCTCGGAATAGAGAGGGGAAGGCCGGCCCCCCTGCTCGACCAGCTTGACTTCTACCTGGGCGCCCTGGCTGTGTCCATAGCCCTGGGCTACACATGGACCCCCAGAGTCGCTGTAGAGGCGGCGGCCGCCGTTCTCCTGCTACACCTAGCGGCGAACATTACAGCATACCTACTGGGGCTCAAGAAGGTCCCCTGGTGAGGAGACCCGCTATAAACACCAGGGGAGCAGCCTGTTTTAAGAACGGAACGCCCGAAGGCGGGGGGCGCGGGGGGCCCGCCGCGCTAGGGGGGTATGAGGCCTAGCTTCTTCTGGAGCTCGTACCTGTACTTTATAAACCTGTTGTCCGGCGAGAACCTGGGCGGGTGTGGAACCGCCACTGGCCCACCGCAGACGGGGCAGGCGTCCCTGCGTAGTGTGTACCTGCCGCACCTCCTGCACTTCCTCAGAAGCCACTGCAACCTCGCTTCCCCGCAGCCCCCTAGTCTTCTCTCTCGAAGGAGAATTCTACGCCCAGTTTGGAAGCGGTCTTCCTGGCTGCTTCAACCATCTTCTCCAGGGCCTTCTCCAGCGTCTTGTAGTTGTAGCCCTGCAGCTCCACTCTGTACTTGGGGGCGCCGACGGTGTATATCCTGGCTACTACTTTCGAGTCTTTGAAGCTCTCTATCTGCGACTTGGCTGCCTCGAGGACTTTCCTCACCCTCTCGACGCCGTCGCCAGCCATGCTCCTGAGAGTGAGGTAGAATGTTATCTTGACAGTTTTAACCCTCACGTGAGTCTTCGCAGTCTCGAGAAGGGGCTCTATCCACTCTTCGGGCACTCCAGCCTTCTCCAGAGCCTCTCTACCCTGCAGGACAGCCGCCTCCAGCCCCTTCATCGGGTCGCCGTAGGCGTCCTCTAGCTTCCAGAGGACCTCCCTGTAGGCCTCGTCCACGCTCTTCCCAAGCTTCTCAGCTATAAGCTCGACGAGGGTGGCCGCCTTGAGGTACCTCTTGTAGAACATCATCTTCCTCTTCTTCTCACTATCCATAACCCTCTTCAGGCTGACATCCACCTGGCCCCTCTTCTTGTAGACCCTAATGACCTTCACAACAACCTTCTGGCGGGGCTTGAGGACAGCGTGTATATTCCTCACCGCCCTGCTGGCTATCTCGCTCCAGGGGAGGAAAGCCCTTACACCCCCATACTCGTCGAGTATAAGGTAGGCTCCGTAGTCGTGGACCTCCTGCACAGTGCCTACGACAATCTCCCCGACATCGGGAAGAGGCTTCCTTGGTTTGAGAAGCTTAACCTCTACACCGCCCTCCTCGCTCAAGCCTCAGAAACACCCCCGGGGAGAGTATTCCCGGGTGAGGAGTGATAAATGAGCCGGAAACCCCCAGGGGGTGGGGTTTGGAGGCGGGGGTGAGGCTAGCCGTAAATCCTCTCTATCTTGCCGAGTATCCTAGCCTTGCCGCCCGTGGGTTCGACGAGGACCTCGCCGCAGTTGAGGCACCGGGCTCTGAAGGTGGAGTGGCTGAAGACCACCTGCCTGTTACCGCACTTCGGGCAGGTGACTAGGAGGAACCTGCTGCGGGGCCTCGGTATGAGCACCTTCCGCCTCCTTATGGGTAGGGGCGGTGCGAACGCCATCCCAGGCTACACCCCCTTACCTCACTACATCAACTAGTTCGAGCCTCTTCAGCCTTATCCCCAGGAACGGCCTCTTCCTGCCGCAGACCGTGCAGGTTATGACTAGCACCTGCTTCTTGGTGACTTTTGCGAACCTCTTCTGCTCCGGCCTCCTCTGGCTACCGTAGCCCTCCTGCTTCCTCCTATACCTCCTCTCGCCGAGGGCCATAGCCCTCCTCTTACCAGCCCTGTACTGGGCTACCCTGTGCTCTGTGTGGGTGTTGCACCTGGGGCAGTAGGTTCTGATCCTCTTCGGGAACTTCAATCCAGCTCCACACCCCTCCTGGTAGTCTCAGGGGTTAGAGGGTTTTAAGCGTAGGGTTTTAGCGTTGCTCTCCACGAGGCTCACGAGACCAGCCACGTACAGCCTTGCCGCCAGCCCTGGGCCGGCGGCCGTCACCTCCCCTTTAAGCAGCCTGACCCTCCCTCCCATTATAGTCGCCTCAGACCTTACGAGGACCTCCTCGCCGTGGAGGGGGAGGAGGCCCGAGATGTAGTTGGCGTAGAACTCCACGAGGCTGCCGAGGGCTTCGAGGACATCCCTGTCAACACCCTTGTAGCCGGGGTCTCCGTAGAGGTCGACCAGCCTCTTCAACGCTATCCCGCGGGAGAGTCTGAGGAGCCTCTCGAGGTAGGCGCTGCAGTAGTCCCTGGAGGCGGAGCAGTAGTTGGCCAGCGCCTCCCTGGCCTCCCTGAGGGACTCGCTCCCGAGGACCTCGTGGGACCCGGAGACTGCCTTATAAGGGCCTCCAGCCGGCAGCCGCTCTGACAACAACCTCACCCCCAGCTACAGCCCCGTATCCCTTCAGTTGGAGAAGCACAGCTATATGGGCCGGCATGCTGTAAACCCTGCCGGGCTCCAGGGACACCGTGCGGCCCAGTATCCGCGACTCCTCGAGCCTCGCCGAGGCCCTGAACTCGACCTCACCCCTGAAGGGGGAGAGCCAGTCGCCGGGGTGGAATCCCTCCAGCCCCAGCCTAGCCACGAGGAGGCCGGCTTTGCCGTTGAGGCTGCCCACGATCCTTGCGAGCCTAGATATATCCTGGGTCACCTTCACATCTATAGCCACCCTCACGTCGTCCAGGAGGTCCTCGATAGCCTCGTGCACTGCAGAGAGGTCAACGCCCCTCTCCAACGCGGCCCTAGCTATCCACCCCCTAAGCCCGGGATCGTCGGGCGAGGGTGGCGCGGGCCTCACGCCCCTCCTCCCCGGCCGTGGTATTATGAGTTCGAGCCTCAAGCCCTCCAGGGTGAAATACCTGGCTATCTCCCTCCTCTCCTCTCTACCCAGCCTCCGGCACCAACCGCAGTCGGCGAGGACGTGGAACCCCCTGTTGCCTGTGAAGTAGAGGGTCGAGGGGACCCCGAAGTCGCGGTAGAGGGCCTCGACAAGCCTGACAGCCTGCTTGTAGCCGCGGGAGAGGCAGCTGTCCCCGAGGACCTCGCCGCAGCCCTCTAGGCTGTCGACGTCGATGTCGAACATTAGCTCGCTGCCCAGCCACCCCTTCTCCTCCATACTCCTGGCCGTGGGTAGGCTGTACCTCGCTACAGAGTAGTAGGCGTTCTTAGGGGCTTCTCTAGCCATGTAGGAGAGAAGCTCCTCCATGCTATCGAAGCCGATGTGCCTTACGTAAACATCCCCGTCGAAGAGCTGGAAGGCGAACTCCCTGTAGGCTATATCCCTAGGCTCCTCCACGGGGGGGCTGAGGGAGTAGTAGGCCTTAAACAGCCTCCTGGGGTCCAGGCCCCCCCGAGCCTCTACCACAGCCTCCCTCCTACTCGATCTTCGGCGATACATAGAACGTCAGCCTACCACCGCCCAGGTACTCCATGTCAACCCTCACAGGAGCGTCCTCAGAGAAGCTCACTACAACAGCGTCCGCCGCCTGCGCGGCGCTAAGCATCTCGCTGAAATATTCTATACTGTAGCTAGCCCTATCCTGCGACTCCGCCTCATAGTCTAGGAGCGAGCCTCGGGATTGTGAGAGCTCTATCTCAACCGTGGCCATCTCGCTGCTGCCGACCAGAAGCAGGGCGTCCTCGAGTGCCCTGAGGGTGAGGGTCTCGCTGTGAGGCTCCAAATCCCTCACCGCCTCCCTGAAGGTGGAGCCGAGCATCCTAGCCCTGACGGTGAACGACACCTTAGGCTCGGGCAGCTTCTCGTAGGTCATGACGACCTGCGGTATCCTGAACGTCCTCTCCCCCCTGCTCTTAAGCTTCACAGCCAGCCTGCTCCCCTCCACCTCCAGCACCAGCTCGTCCTCCTTCCTAGCCCTCCTCAGCACCTTGGAGAGTAGGTCGAAGGACACACCAAACTCCACAGACTCGCCGCCGATATCGTACTCGATGAACGCGGTGTTCGGGTAGTAGAGGTCGACCATGGCTACGTGGCTAGTGTCGAGGGCCCTCAGAGACAGCCCCTCCCCGGTAGCGACGAACACGCCCTCCTCTATAATCTTCTCGATAGAGGCGACCATATATCTCCACGTCCTGGCATCGCTAAAGTAGAACCTAGCGTCGGCCAAACAACCGCCACCCTATAAAGCTAAAGCTTTGCGCCGCGGATTATAAGGGGGAGGACGCGCATAAAACATACACCCCTCCCCCTAGCCCCCGGGGTTTCCGCCCCCCGCCCTCCTGCACTCATCCCTCAGCAAGCGGGCACTGTTGTAGGCCCCGAGGGCCAGCTTCAGAGCGCCCTCCACGAGGGCTCTCGACGATACCGTGGGCGGGGTCCGGTCGAGGGCCTCTGCGAGGTCCTCGACAATCCTGTAGAGGGCCCTCTCCACAATCTCCTCATGCATGCACCTAACTTCGTCTACGCGTACTCTCTCCAAGTGTACCTGCACCTCTTACACCTGTAGAACCTAGTCATAGGCTCGTCAGCGCTCCTAGTCTGCATCATCCAGAAGTACACCTCGTCGTGGCCGCACTTGGGGCAGGTCACGCTGCCCTTGAGGACCTGGGCGCCGACAGGAGTCTCGTCGTCTATAACAACAATCTTATCCCTAGGCCCCTTCTCGACAGTCACCCTCATCCTGTAGGCCTGGTGGTCCTCCCGAGAAGCCTCCTCGCTGTAGCCGCAGCTCTTGCACACCAGGAGATACCTGGCCCCATCCCTCTTGGGGTACATTATGGAACCGCATCTAGGGCAGAACTTTATCCTCCCTGACAACCCCCGGGCACACCTCCAATAGCTTAATCCCAGTATTATTAGTCTAGCGGTGATAAAAGGGGTCTCCTGCCCGTCCGAGCATCCCTAGGACCTCGAGCATCGAAAGCGATATAGAGGCCGCCAGCCTCCTATAAGCCTCCGCCGCCTCAGACCTGCCTGGAGGTGTTGGGAGGCCGCAGCTGCAGCTGCCGTGGCTGTACCTGAGCTCGCCCATATACCCCCGCTCCGAGGCCCTCTGGCACAGCCCGCTGCATCCCTCCAGGCTTGAGACGGCCCCGTCGACACCGGGGCCCCTCACTATGTAGGCGAAGCATACACCGCCGACGCATGCTGACGCGAGTATCCTCGCCTCCCTCTTCAACCCCCGCCTCCTCTACGCTCCAGCGCCTCTAGGTAGCGTCTCCTGAAGTCGCCTATAACTTCCAACAGGTAGTCTGAAGCCTTGCGGAGGACCTCCTTTATATCCACGTCGTCCTCGTACTTCACGTAAACCTGTATAATATCCTCCATGGGGTGGACGGCCTCGTAGTAAGCTAGCTTGGGGTTGGAAACCCTCTTTATCGCCTCCACCAGCAGCGTGCCGAGGGTGTGGTCCTCCCCGTAAACCTGTATCACGTACGAGCCCCGCGACTCCCTGATAATCCTTAGACGCTCCAAACGCAGCACCCCCTACCTCTCCTGGAGAGCCTTAAGAAGGGTTTTAAGAGACTCCCTCCATCCACCCCTGACCAGGAGCCTCCCCTTCTCATCCTCTTCAAGCAGCCCCTCCTCAACAGCCGCTCTAACCGCGTCATCGAGCGTCGAGCCCGCGAGAATAGAAGCAGCAACAACAAGCTTCCTGCTAGAGGTGGTTAGGGGCTGGGCAGCCGCCTCCCTCAGCCTCTCACCCACCTCCCTGGCAACCTCCACCACAAGGCTCCACGGCGCGTCGGTGTCCAGCACCCCCTCGCCGCTCCTAGCCTCCACCCGGTAACCCATCCCCGAGAGCACGGTAGACAGGACATCAGGCGGCACGGCCACCCCGGCCTCCCTCGAAACCCTGCGGAGGCTGTAGGAGAAGAGCCCCCCGCCCCTGGCCCGGCGCCGGTACTCCCTCAGCAGCGCCTTAACCCTGACTATAGACTCCCTTATACTAGACTCCCCGCCCACCATCTCTATCAGCAGCTTATCCCCCTCCCTCCTCCACGAAGAGTAGTCAACCTTAACCGCCCTTGAAAGCCTCTCCAAGAACCTCTCAAAATCGTCTACATCCAGCAGCCTTAGGTTGACAGCCACAACCCTCCTGTACCGGCGGCCCGGCAACGGCAGCTACACCCCGCATCAGCCCCCCGTGCTGAGGCCTGGGGGGCTAGCCCTAACTCCTATATATAACAAGGTTTCTGACGAGCCTTATTCTGAGGTGCCTGCTCTTAGCGTGTATAGACACTTTCCTCTTCTCCACGTTTCCACACTTGGGGCACTTCATGCTCCTCTCGCTCTGGAACTCCATGACGGCGCCGCACCTGCTGCATATAGCGTAGACCACGCCGTACCTCGGCTCGACTGTGCTTAGTGTGAATGGGGGTGTGCGCGACACTATTTTCGCCAGGATCCAGTCGCCCATCCTATAGTAGTCCTCAATATTCTTGATGTACTCGTCGGCGATCTGTGATATGGGTATTGCTGCGGAGTAGGGCGAGGGCAGCTCGTAGAGCCACGCTGGCTTGGGTGAGAGGCGTACGACGCCGTAGACCTCGGCCACCACGAGGTCGCCCCTAACCCCCGTCACCAGGGCCGCCACCTCGGAGCCCGGCCCCGGCGTCTGGGGCTTCTTGTGAGGCTTGACGTAGGCTATCCTCCTGGACATGTCCAGGTATGCGACGCCCGGGGCGGCGGCCCTTATGAAACCCTTCACAGGGTCCACATAAACCCCCTCGCCGGGGAGGAACTCTTCTATCGTCGCTAGCACGTCGCCCGGCATGACCTTGCCCTTCTCAACCACCCCTTGTGAAGAGTACGACATCCACAGACACCCTTCTAACCCTGCTCCTGTGTCCAGGCATGCTGGCCGGTATGGGGAAATGCTCTCTGGAGATTAATAAAGTGGAGTAGCCGAGGCCCGCAGCCTTCGCCGCGTGGAAGCCCATGTTCCCCGACTTCACTATGGCGTAGACCGCCCTAGGCTTCAGGCGTAGGGCGTACTCGAGGACCTCCCAGTCCGCACCCCTCCTCCACACCCCGAAGGGGGGGTTCGTGGCTACGAGGTCTACACTGCCCGCGGCCAGGGGGCCCCTGCGGCGGGACACTCTGGAGGCCACGAAGAATATTCTCCCCCCGAGCCCCAGCTTCTCGGCGGCCCCTAGGCAGAGGCCCGCCAGCCTCCCGTCCGCCTCCACCGCCGCGACCCGGGAGGCACCGTAGAGGAGGAGCGCCAGGCCGAGCCTGCACGTCCCTGCAGCGAGGTCCGCGGCCAACGCACCCTCGAGGAGGCCGCGTAGGAGGGCGTCCACCGCTATCCTGACGGCAATGTCGGCCGGGGTTGTGTACTGCTCCAGCTCCCTTCGCGGGGAGGGGATGGGGTTTACGGCCCTCTCAAGGAGTATCTTAGCCCTCCCAACGGGGGGATAGCCGCTGGCCTCAACCCCGCTATCCACGCCTAATGTCCACCCGGCGGCGGGTTACCAGGGGAACCTGTATGGCTCTAGCCTCCCCTCTAGCGCCATCATCGCCTCCCCCGGCGTTAGAACAGGCTTCTCGTAGCTCCAGAAGTCGTCTGTGGGTAGCCTGGGGCAGCTGGTTACGGTGAAGGCTTCGAACCATGGATTGTCAATGGCTACCAGCTGGCTCAGCGTGGTGACCTCGGAAGCCACTAGCAGGTACTCTCCGCCGGCGGACTCTATGGCTCGGGCCAGCTTCTCTACGAGCCAAGGCCTGTACTGGCCGCTCTTCAACCCCACTATGATGCCCCACCGGCGGGCGCCTATGCTCTGGGAAACCCTGTAAAGCCTGCTCCTATACAGCTTCTCCCCCTCACGGGTGAGGTCCTCACTAACCCCCCTGTAAGGGTCGACCTGAACAACGGGCTTGAGAGTAGCGAGGTAGAGGCCCAGGGGGTGGAAGACTCCTCCCCCCACATACACGAAGCCATCCGCCCTCACCCCCCTGGCAAGCCTGTAGTCGCAGCCCAGGACCTGGGCCGCGCCGAAGTAGGGCCTGAGCCCCGGGGGTACGGCCACCTCGAGCCCCTCACCCCTGAGGACCTCGGCAGCCTTCTCGGCGAGATGGGTGTGCTGGGCTGTGGTTGCTATGCCAACCCTCCTAACGCCGTACCGCGACGCCAACAGGCCCGCCGCCTCTCTGAGGGCGTCGAGGGGGAGCTGGGATTTGCTGAGGGCCCTCACATACACAACCCTCCCCCGGGGCTCCAGGCCCTCGTGGGCCAGCTCCGCGGGGTAGGGGGAGTGGCCCACGTGGACTATGAGGTCCGGCCTCACCGTAGTATCAAGCTCGCCGTAGTGCAGGTCGCAGGCGCCGAAGGTGGGGTCCGCGTGGAGATAGACCTGGGCGGCGCCCCCGAGCATCTCCTCAAAACACTTCGCTATATACAAGCCGTACTGGAGCATGCCCTCCGGCAGCTGCAGGACAATCCTCCTAGCCCCGCGGCGCCTAGCAGCCTCGACGGCAGAGTCTATGTCCACCATGTAGGGAATGTCGCCCAGTAGACTGCAGAACCCGGCCTTCAAGACCCCCTTCCCACCTTCGGGAAGTAGTGTGTTAGCCTGTAGGGGTATTGTTTGAGGG from Aeropyrum pernix K1 encodes:
- a CDS encoding ATP-binding protein, which gives rise to MSRGRVPWVLRSVVQHRLSLFLYGAPGSGKSLIAHYMGSRAVEAGLRVCHFYTPPNKPRNVVEGVMYREVLDMSGLASSLLSASLGRCSFLVVDTINELYRLEPTIESVSMLAMAASAVRSTGGVALGVASLRDGEESTPGYSVLEPYFHFIGRIYRLGVGFALELLKPSRKIFYLRYSGSGGVVWL
- a CDS encoding CDP-2,3-bis-(O-geranylgeranyl)-sn-glycerol synthase, with protein sequence MALELAVDWRIDNILEAIILMLPAMIANATPVVAGGRRPVDMGVVLPDGRRLLGDGKTIEGLLAGFAAGSAAGVLAALASGNMLLAVHSPAIALGALAGDMAGSFVKRRLGIERGRPAPLLDQLDFYLGALAVSIALGYTWTPRVAVEAAAAVLLLHLAANITAYLLGLKKVPW
- a CDS encoding RNA-protein complex protein Nop10, with translation MQWLLRKCRRCGRYTLRRDACPVCGGPVAVPHPPRFSPDNRFIKYRYELQKKLGLIPP
- a CDS encoding translation initiation factor IF-2 subunit alpha, coding for MSEEGGVEVKLLKPRKPLPDVGEIVVGTVQEVHDYGAYLILDEYGGVRAFLPWSEIASRAVRNIHAVLKPRQKVVVKVIRVYKKRGQVDVSLKRVMDSEKKRKMMFYKRYLKAATLVELIAEKLGKSVDEAYREVLWKLEDAYGDPMKGLEAAVLQGREALEKAGVPEEWIEPLLETAKTHVRVKTVKITFYLTLRSMAGDGVERVRKVLEAAKSQIESFKDSKVVARIYTVGAPKYRVELQGYNYKTLEKALEKMVEAARKTASKLGVEFSFERED
- a CDS encoding 30S ribosomal protein S27e — protein: MAFAPPLPIRRRKVLIPRPRSRFLLVTCPKCGNRQVVFSHSTFRARCLNCGEVLVEPTGGKARILGKIERIYG
- a CDS encoding 50S ribosomal protein L44e — encoded protein: MKFPKRIRTYCPRCNTHTEHRVAQYRAGKRRAMALGERRYRRKQEGYGSQRRPEQKRFAKVTKKQVLVITCTVCGRKRPFLGIRLKRLELVDVVR
- the priS gene encoding DNA primase small subunit PriS — translated: MYRRRSSRREAVVEARGGLDPRRLFKAYYSLSPPVEEPRDIAYREFAFQLFDGDVYVRHIGFDSMEELLSYMAREAPKNAYYSVARYSLPTARSMEEKGWLGSELMFDIDVDSLEGCGEVLGDSCLSRGYKQAVRLVEALYRDFGVPSTLYFTGNRGFHVLADCGWCRRLGREERREIARYFTLEGLRLELIIPRPGRRGVRPAPPSPDDPGLRGWIARAALERGVDLSAVHEAIEDLLDDVRVAIDVKVTQDISRLARIVGSLNGKAGLLVARLGLEGFHPGDWLSPFRGEVEFRASARLEESRILGRTVSLEPGRVYSMPAHIAVLLQLKGYGAVAGGEVVVRAAAGWRPL
- a CDS encoding DNA polymerase sliding clamp → MADARFYFSDARTWRYMVASIEKIIEEGVFVATGEGLSLRALDTSHVAMVDLYYPNTAFIEYDIGGESVEFGVSFDLLSKVLRRARKEDELVLEVEGSRLAVKLKSRGERTFRIPQVVMTYEKLPEPKVSFTVRARMLGSTFREAVRDLEPHSETLTLRALEDALLLVGSSEMATVEIELSQSRGSLLDYEAESQDRASYSIEYFSEMLSAAQAADAVVVSFSEDAPVRVDMEYLGGGRLTFYVSPKIE
- a CDS encoding transcription factor S: MSGRIKFCPRCGSIMYPKRDGARYLLVCKSCGYSEEASREDHQAYRMRVTVEKGPRDKIVVIDDETPVGAQVLKGSVTCPKCGHDEVYFWMMQTRSADEPMTRFYRCKRCRYTWREYA
- a CDS encoding RpoL/Rpb11 RNA polymerase subunit family protein; its protein translation is MERLRIIRESRGSYVIQVYGEDHTLGTLLVEAIKRVSNPKLAYYEAVHPMEDIIQVYVKYEDDVDIKEVLRKASDYLLEVIGDFRRRYLEALERRGGGG
- a CDS encoding DUF2067 family protein → MPGRRYRRVVAVNLRLLDVDDFERFLERLSRAVKVDYSSWRREGDKLLIEMVGGESSIRESIVRVKALLREYRRRARGGGLFSYSLRRVSREAGVAVPPDVLSTVLSGMGYRVEARSGEGVLDTDAPWSLVVEVAREVGERLREAAAQPLTTSSRKLVVAASILAGSTLDDAVRAAVEEGLLEEDEKGRLLVRGGWRESLKTLLKALQER
- a CDS encoding exosome complex RNA-binding protein Csl4, translated to MSYSSQGVVEKGKVMPGDVLATIEEFLPGEGVYVDPVKGFIRAAAPGVAYLDMSRRIAYVKPHKKPQTPGPGSEVAALVTGVRGDLVVAEVYGVVRLSPKPAWLYELPSPYSAAIPISQIADEYIKNIEDYYRMGDWILAKIVSRTPPFTLSTVEPRYGVVYAICSRCGAVMEFQSERSMKCPKCGNVEKRKVSIHAKSRHLRIRLVRNLVIYRS
- a CDS encoding METTL5 family protein — encoded protein: MDSGVEASGYPPVGRAKILLERAVNPIPSPRRELEQYTTPADIAVRIAVDALLRGLLEGALAADLAAGTCRLGLALLLYGASRVAAVEADGRLAGLCLGAAEKLGLGGRIFFVASRVSRRRGPLAAGSVDLVATNPPFGVWRRGADWEVLEYALRLKPRAVYAIVKSGNMGFHAAKAAGLGYSTLLISREHFPIPASMPGHRSRVRRVSVDVVLFTRGG
- the dph2 gene encoding diphthamide biosynthesis enzyme Dph2; protein product: MKAGFCSLLGDIPYMVDIDSAVEAARRRGARRIVLQLPEGMLQYGLYIAKCFEEMLGGAAQVYLHADPTFGACDLHYGELDTTVRPDLIVHVGHSPYPAELAHEGLEPRGRVVYVRALSKSQLPLDALREAAGLLASRYGVRRVGIATTAQHTHLAEKAAEVLRGEGLEVAVPPGLRPYFGAAQVLGCDYRLARGVRADGFVYVGGGVFHPLGLYLATLKPVVQVDPYRGVSEDLTREGEKLYRSRLYRVSQSIGARRWGIIVGLKSGQYRPWLVEKLARAIESAGGEYLLVASEVTTLSQLVAIDNPWFEAFTVTSCPRLPTDDFWSYEKPVLTPGEAMMALEGRLEPYRFPW